The Thamnophis elegans isolate rThaEle1 chromosome Z, rThaEle1.pri, whole genome shotgun sequence genome contains a region encoding:
- the ZNF219 gene encoding zinc finger protein 219 — protein sequence MEGADYQLPSANSASVALPSPSSSSSDEADIMAFNGELDLQHYSNGPGGAGGEDRPYPCPICGKRFRFNSILALHTRIHTSSYPLTCPYCGHQAGQRASLRLHLRSHCPEAQTRLSHQSRLLLELEERALLRGQEEEKEEEEEEEEEMAAPILPQPLPTFRCSFCKGKFRTAGERERHLRILHQPYKCGQCSFAATQESELQWHNQQAHNTPAAWTPTPPAPVPTTTAPPTPPASTPTPSSSASTPTEFRCQVCGQAFTQSWFLKGHMRKHKDSFDHKCQVCGRGFKEPWFLKNHMKVHLSKLGLQSEQRGPGPGRSAQSLLVGCEALYPSLLSPRPTDKASTGTFLGYSDASCAERLQATARAVESSQQWRERSYVVGSKLVREDSGGNHRCPDCNRTFGTFQQMALHRQSHLSREREWNKGQSLGSHLLSGHWLPTNVRASTAANISSALLTQKEKEIQSQSRLDGSRRGTGKDCPFCGKSFRSSHHLKVHLRVHTGERPYKCPHCDYAGTQSGSLKYHLQRHHREQKNAAAAAAAAVATMEQCHMPLAPTAVPAFPPTPLTKSHGSFLPLGGMGAARSRQSRRKSLLNGKADFQPLDLSLRPALAGGALHRCQFCPFATSAPELMELHLQVHHSRKARTRRCSHTAPKAQVMLEEEMVELKEPESPSPKGEISKTQSFWSSEDQEDSRRLKVPQGKPSSEGAIIGSLSSEAALNQQEWEKLSQDSEEPKPEKELSGALSPKAPRQEASETGQDLMELQLEPQQDKHSKIQGLPAKQLNNSTRAPGGKKKTKLQHNQVLTLEGKSCSCSGALVKGQRKHGKEIQFMP from the exons ATGGAG GGTGCAGATTACCAATTGCCTTCTGCCAACTCAGCCAGTGttgcccttccttctccttcctcgtcttccagtgatgaagctgacATTATGGCTTTCAATGGGGAGCTGGACTTACAACATTACTCTAATGGGccagggggggcaggaggggaggaTCGCCCTTATCCATGTCCTATCTGTGGCAAGCGTTTCCGCTTCAACAGCATTCTGGCATTGCACACCCGTATCCACACCAGCTCCTATCCACTCACTTGTCCCTACTGTGGCCACCAGGCAGGGCAGCGTGCCAGTTTACGTCTCCATTTGCGCTCCCATTGTCCTGAGGCCCAAACCCGGCTCAGTCACCAGAGCCGCCTACTGCTTGAATTGGAAGAGCGGGCACTTCTGCGGGgtcaagaagaggaaaaggaagaggaggaggaggaggaagaagaaatggctgCTCCTATTCTTCCCCAACCTCTACCCACATTCCGCTGCTCTTTCTGCAAGGGCAAGTTTCGCACTGCAGGGGAACGCGAGCGCCACCTTCGCATCCTCCATCAGCCGTACAAGTGTGGGCAATGTTCTTTTGCTGCCACACAGGAGTCAGAACTTCAGTGGCACAACCAACAGGCTCATAACACACCAGCAGCTTGGACACCCACCCCTCCTGCCCCTGTGCCCACCACTACAGCTCCACCCACCCCTCCTGCTTCCACACCCACCCCTTCTTCCTCTGCCTCCACCCCTACGGAGTTCCGCTGCCAGGTCTGTGGTCAAGCCTTCACCCAGTCCTGGTTCCTTAAGGGTCACATGCGGAAGCACAAAGACTCCTTTGACCATAAGTGCCAGGTGTGTGGGCGTGGCTTCAAGGAACCATGGTTCCTGAAAAACCACATGAAGGTTCATCTCAGTAAGCTGGGCCTCCAGAGTGAACAAAGAGGACCAGGACCGGGACGGTCAGCACAGAGTTTACTCGTGGGTTGTGAGGCCCTGTAtccatctctcctctctcctcggCCAACAGATAAAGCCAGTACAGGCACTTTCCTGGGTTATAGTGATGCAAGCTGTGCTGAACGACTGCAGGCCACAGCTCGCGCCGTGGAGAGTAGTCAGCAGTGGCGGGAACGTTCTTATGTAGTAGGGTCCAAGCTTGTGAGAGAAGATTCGGGAGGGAACCATCGCTGCCCAGACTGTAACCGGACATTTGGTACATTCCAGCAGATGGCCTTGCACCGGCAAAGCCACCTCTCCCGTGAGAGAGAATGGAACAAGGGACAATCACTGGGTTCTCACCTTCTCAGTGGACACTGGCTTCCAACAAATGTGAGAGCTTCTACTGCAGCCAACATCAGCTCAGCTCTGCTGACCCAGAAGGAAAAAG AAATACAGAGTCAGTCACGCTTGGATGGATCCCGACGAGGCACCGGGAAAGATTGTCCATTCTGTGGAAAGTCCTTCAGATCTTCCCACCATCTCAAAGTTCACCTCCGTGTCCACACAG GTGAGCGCCCATACAAGTGCCCTCACTGTGACTATGCTGGCACTCAGTCTGGCTCGCTCAAATATCACCTGCAGCGCCACCACCGGGAGCAAAAGAAtgctgctgcagctgctgcagCAGCTGTAGCAACAATGGAGCAGTGCCACATGCCCCTGGCCCCTACTGCAGTCCCTGCCTTTCCCCCTACGCCACTCACCAAGAGTCAtgggtccttccttcctctaggtGGCATGGGGGCAGCTCGGTCCCGCCAATCCCGTCGCAAGTCACTGCTAAACGGGAAGGCTGATTTCCAGCCATTGGATCTTTCTCTACGTCCAGCCCTGGCAGGAGGAGCCCTCCACCGTTGCCAGTTTTGCCCCTTTGCCACCTCAGCTCCTGAGCTTATGGAGTTACACCTTCAAGTCCATCACAGCAGGAAAGCTCGTACCCGCCGCTGCTCTCACACAGCTCCTAAAGCCCAGGTGATGTTGGAGGAAGAAATGGTTGAGCTGAAAGAACCAGAATCCCCAAGCCCAAAGGGGGAGATTTCCAAGACCCAGAGTTTCTGGTCCTCTGAAGATCAGGAAGACTCTCGCCGTCTCAAGGTGCCTCAGGGGAAACCGAGTTCTGAGGGAGCAATAATTGGCAGCCTTTCTTCTGAAGCTGCACTGAATCAGCAAGAATGGGAGAAACTATCACAAGACTCCGAGGAGCCAAAGCCAGAGAAGGAATTGTCTGGTGCACTGTCCCCAAAAGCACCACGTCAGGAGGCTTCAGAGACAGGCCAAGATCTCATGGAATTACAGTTGGAGCCG CAGCAAGACAAACATAGCAAGATACAGGGATTACCTGCCAAGCAGCTAAATAACAGCACAAGAGctccaggagggaaaaaaaagacaaaactacAACATAACCAAGTACTGACCCTGGAAGGCAAAAGCTGTAGCTGCAGTGGAGCACTGGTTAAAGGCCAGAGAAAACATGGCAAGGAGATTCAATTCATGCCTTGA